GTAGTTGCGGGTCGCGCTACTCTCTTCCGGCCAGACGTGGCCGGTGGCAACGACGGCAAGATCAAACTGCTCCGCAGCCAGGGTATCCTTACACCACAGTCGAACGCCCTCTGGCGTGGCCTCAAGGTCGGTTACCTGACAGGACTCATGCACGTCTATCTCAAAGCCCAGCTGTTTTGCCCGCACGACCAACGCCATAAACTGAGCGCGGAAGTACTCCCCGAGCAGGATACGCGGCAGAAACTGGCGGACATGGAGGGACGACGCCTGCACGCCGTAGCGGGCGAGATGCTCTTCGCTTAGGCTGCGCAGCCAGTCGATATAGGTCAAAAAAATAGGGGGGATCTCAATGCTGGCGATATTGGCCAGCATCATTCTGGAGTTCTCTTCGCTGCTGTAGGGCATCCCAACGCCTGCTTCATGGGACTGCTCATAGATAGAAATAGAGAGCGGTGTGCTGTTTTTGAGCAGGGAGAAAAAGGTATAGATACCCGTCGGCCCTGCGCCGATGATTGCAATCTTTTTCATTTTTGTTCACCCGTTATTATTTTTATACCGCCTATCCGTATGCCGATCGGGGCTGCATAAAGTGAGTGTAGACCACGGGTTATAAACGTGAGGCCAGGTAACCGAAGCCGTAGCCGACACTTAACTAAAATCGCTCAAAAAAACTACTGGATATTTGAACAGGGATTAGTATAATAATCACACAACCCAGTCGGGTGCTACAGTAAGTGAGTGGTGAAGCCTATGATGATTCCATTTGAAAGCCTTAATTCTCTGGATCAATCGGCAACGATGAGTAGCCGTGAAATCGCTGCGTTGACAGGCATAACCCACGGTGAAGTAAAACGTATTGTGAAAAGCCTCGAAACGGCGCAGCGTTTATCTGAGCCGGTACGGGTGGCCATGTTTGAGCGAGATGGCGAGAGCTATCAGGAGTTTTTGCTGAACAAGCGTGACTCTCTGTTGGCCGTGGCGCGTCTGTCGCCTGGCTTTACCGCTGCCGTACTCGATCGCTGGCAGGAGCGCGAAAACAAAACAGCGCTGCCTGATTTTACCAATCCGGCAGCGGCGGCCCGCGCGTGGGCTGAACAGTACGAGCAGCGCCAGAGAGCCGAGCAGCAGCTGGCGCAGTCTGTCCCAAAGGCGGAGTTTTTTGACCGCTTCGTTGAGGTACAGGACTCACTGGGTTTTCGCCAACTCTGCAAGATGCTGAAGGTGAAAGAGCCGGAGTTCCGTCAGTTCCTGCTGGAGCGCAACATCATGTACCGCGTTAACGGCACGCTGACGCCACAGCTGCATCACCAGCAGGCGGGCTACTTCACTTTGCGCTCTGGCGTCGGTGAAAACCAGCACACCTTCTCCCAGGCGCGCTTTACCGCCAAAGGGGTTAAGTGGGTGGCGGGCCTCTGGGCCGGACATATCGCCACGCAGCCAAAGGGTGCGGCAGCGGCGTAATGCAGCCAGCCCGGTTGGTAAAACGATCCATC
Above is a genomic segment from Enterobacter sp. C2 containing:
- a CDS encoding phage antirepressor KilAC domain-containing protein, with protein sequence MMIPFESLNSLDQSATMSSREIAALTGITHGEVKRIVKSLETAQRLSEPVRVAMFERDGESYQEFLLNKRDSLLAVARLSPGFTAAVLDRWQERENKTALPDFTNPAAAARAWAEQYEQRQRAEQQLAQSVPKAEFFDRFVEVQDSLGFRQLCKMLKVKEPEFRQFLLERNIMYRVNGTLTPQLHHQQAGYFTLRSGVGENQHTFSQARFTAKGVKWVAGLWAGHIATQPKGAAAA